A region from the Medicago truncatula cultivar Jemalong A17 chromosome 6, MtrunA17r5.0-ANR, whole genome shotgun sequence genome encodes:
- the LOC112422760 gene encoding uncharacterized protein yields the protein MTFPVFDGRNYDPWSMKMKVILGSQDVWDLVVNGLDSLPANPTVVQQATYKDAKEKDCKGLCILHQCMNQAIFKKIARSESSKAAWDVLANSYASDQKLKKVRLKTLRRQHEMIGMKENEKIVDFFTIIQTMSNQMHSCGETLTDESIVEKILRFVNSKFDHVTVAIEQSKDLSKIKFEKLQGTLETHEQRMDERKAAKSGVEQALLAQTSSTKGDNQRGRGRGRNSYRGGRGRGNNSSSNCGRGNSSNNNSNENYRGRGGRGVRGRGGRKSDKSHIQCYNCKKYGHFVDECYNNTHNNDAKLAQEEDEKEEELMMVVKEKISEETLNKAT from the coding sequence ATGACATTTCCGGTTTTTGATGGCAGAAACTACGACCCATGGAGCATGAAGATGAAAGTGATTCTTGGCTCTCaagatgtgtgggatctggtggTGAACGGACTCGACTCGTTACCGGCGAATCCAACCGTTGTGCAACAAGCAACGTATAAAGATGCGAAGGAGAAAGATTGCAAAGGCTTATGTATTCTACACCAGTGCATGAATCAAGCAATTTTCAAAAAGATTGCAAGATCGGAGTCGAGCAAAGCGGCGTGGGATGTTCTTGCGAATTCCTATGCCAGCgatcagaaattgaagaaggTACGATTGAAAACCCTACGAAGACAGCACGAAATGATAGGAATGAAAGAAAACGAAAAGATTGTTGATTTCTTCACTATAATTCAAACAATGTCGAATCAGATGCATTCTTGTGGTGAAACCCTAACTGATGAGTCAATAGTTGAGAAGATTCTACGATTtgtaaattcaaaatttgaccATGTTACGGTGGCGATTGAACAATCGAAGGACCTAtcaaaaattaagtttgaaaaaCTTCAAGGTACGCTTGAAACACATGAGCAACGAATGGATGAAAGAAAGGCTGCGAAATCAGGTGTTGAGCAAGCATTGCTTGCACAAACTAGTAGCACCAAAGGTGATAATCAAAGAGGGCGTGGAAGAGGCAGGAACAGTTATAGAGGTGGAAGAGGCAGAGGTAACAACTCTAGCTCAAACTGTGGTAGAGGAAATTCAAGTAATAACAATAGCAATGAAAACTATAGAGGAAGAGGTGGTAGAGGTGTGAGAGGAAGAGGAGGGAGAAAATCTGATAAGAGTCACATTCAATGCTATAACTGCAAGAAATATGGACATTTTGTTGATGAATGTTATAATAACACACATAATAATGATGCAAAGTTGGCACAAGAAGAAGATGAGAAGGAAGAGGAACTGATGATGGttgtaaaagagaaaataagtgaAGAAACGTTGAACAAGGCAACCTGA
- the LOC120575982 gene encoding secreted RxLR effector protein 161-like, with the protein MVGALRYLCNTRPDIAFCVGVISRVMDRPRVSHLMAAKRIMRYLKGTMSYGILFPSKSSENMKELYGYTDADWCGGKNDRKSIADFVFFAGTTLVSWCSKKEVVVALSSSEAEYIASAMGACQVVWLDTLMLELKMKKENAVELFVDNKSEINLAKFPVAHVRCKHIETRYHFLRDQVTKGKLKLSYCRSEDQCADIFTKSLKKDNFKKMRNNLNMIDCRKLD; encoded by the coding sequence ATGGTAGGTGCATTGAGATATCTCTGCAACACTAGACCGGATATTGCCTTCTGTGTTGGTGTTATCAGCAGAGTTATGGACAGGCCTAGAGTATCACATCTCATGGCAGCTAAGAGGATCATGAGATATTTGAAAGGAACTATGAGCTATGGAATTCTGTTTCCAAGTAAGAGCAGTGAGAATATGAAGGAATTGTATGGTTACACTGATGCAGACTGGTGTGGAGGTAAGAATGATAGAAAAAGCATTGCTGATTTTGTGTTCTTTGCAGGAACAACACTTGTGTCATGGTGTTCAAAAAAGGAAGTTGTAGTTGCACTGTCATCATCTGAAGCAGAATACATTGCTTCTGCAATGGGTGCCTGTCAAGTAGTGTGGCTTGATACTTTAATGCTTGAACTCAAGATGAAGAAGGAAAATGCAGTAGAGTTGTTTGTTGACAACAAATCAGAAATAAATCTTGCCAAGTTTCCAGTAGCACATGTAAGATGCAAGCATATAGAGACACGATATCACTTCCTTAGAGATCAAGTTACTAAGGGAAAACTCAAATTGAGCTACTGTAGATCGGAGGATCAATGTGCTGACATTTTTACCAAGTCCCTCAAGAAGGACAACTTCAAGAAAATGAGGAACAATCTGAACATGATTGATTGTAGAAAACTAGATTAA
- the LOC25496184 gene encoding uncharacterized protein isoform X2 → MRREIAKLLETGQEATARIRVEHIIREENMMAAQEILELFCELVSVRLPIIESQREIPLDLKEAISSICFAAPRCADLPELIQVQQQFATKYGKEFISAATELRPDCGVNRQIIELLSVRAPSPEKKLTLLKDIAVEHELDWDPATAETEFFKKHEDLLNGPTEFFGGSKLPLAEEKHDEELYSTHDVHDTPKKEQLDSDSDSDMLDFPEVPKTYVQMQSLPTANFGTAPDTVTPPGGMPHPEVDLHSSSHSEDFTDLKQEHVESTVHRDESHTSFGKTESKQFSPFIAPPSESPASYNPGHSDSPTSFPTEKSISSPSLSSAPYSARHSDLPPFTSAAKSESPPSETVASYNATKHSDSPPKLSTTKSESNVDLNDVVAAAHAAAETAERAAAAARSAASLAQLRISELTKMRSNEHIPDSSSENPFYAGGNNETSTPERDHKSAIGNPYANVFKDHDIHEDHNASIGSHSSSFPSFDTLKEDFDSSPPTDRVLDDKSNSHQPKRLPSMDDDTYFSYPNLFNSQNSNVGSHTHSDNSRSTYDM, encoded by the exons ATGCGACGTGAGATTGCCAAGTTACTTGAGACTGGTCAAGAAGCCACGGCTCGCATTAGG GTAGAACATATTATTAGAGAAGAGAACATGATGGCCGCTCAAGAGATCCTTGAACTATTTTGTGAACTTGTTTCTGTCCGCCTTCCAATAATTGAATCTCAAAG GGAAATTCCCCTAGACTTGAAGGAAGCTATATCCAGTATATGTTTTGCTGCCCCAAGGTGTGCCGATCTTCCAGAGTTAATTCAAGTTCAGCAGCAATTTGCAACCAAATATGGGAAGGAGTTTATTTCTGCTGCTACTGAGCTTAGACCAGATTGCGGTGTTAATCGCCAG ATAATAGAGCTTCTGTCAGTTCGTGCTCCTTCACCAGAAAAGAAACTCACTCTTCTAAAAGACATTGCTGTTGAACATGAGCTAGATTGGGATCCAGCTACTGCTGAAACTGAGTTCTTTAAAAAACATGAAGACTTACTG AATGGTCCGACTGAATTTTTTGGTGGGTCAAAATTGCCCCTTGCTGAAGAAAAACATGACGAGGAGTTGTATTCCACTCATGATGTTCATGATACACCGAAAAAAGAGCAGCttgattctgattctgactcTGACATGTTAGATTTTCCTGAAGTTCCTAAGACATACGTCCAGATGCAATCTTTGCCAACTGCAAATTTTGGCACAGCTCCTGATACGGTTACACCTCCAGGAGGTATGCCACACCCTGAAGTTGATCTTCATTCATCAAGTCATTCTGAAGATTTTACAGATTTGAAGCAGGAACATGTTGAATCAACAGTTCACAGAGATGAATCACATACTTCATTTGGTAAAACGGAAAGTAAACAATTTTCGCCATTCATCGCGCCTCCATCAGAATCACCTGCATCATATAATCCAGGGCATAGTGACTCACCTACCTCCTTCCCAACAGAAAAATCTATCTCCTCTCCATCACTATCATCTGCACCATATAGTGCAAGGCATAGTGACTTGCCTCCCTTCACTTCAGCTGCAAAATCTGAATCTCCTCCGTCAGAAACGGTTGCATCATATAATGCAACAAAGCATAGTGACTCACCTCCCAAATTGTCAACCACGAAATCTGAATCTAATGTTGACTTGAATGATGTTGTAGCTGCCGCACATGCTGCGGCTGAAACTGCTGAGCGTGCTGCAGCTGCAGCACGTTCAGCAGCTAGCCTTGCTCAACTTCGTATTAGTGAGCTTACCAAGATGAGAAGTAATGAACATATACCTGACAGTAGCTCTGAGAATCCATTTTACGCTGGAGGCAACAATGAGACTTCAACACCAGAAAGGGATCATAAAAGTGCTATAGGTAACCCCTATGCCAATGTTTTTAAGGATCATGATATTCATGAGGATCATAATGCTTCCATAGGTTCTCATTCATCAAGTTTTCCTTCATTTGACACACTCAAGGAAGATTTTGATTCTTCCCCACCCACTGATCGTGTTTTGGATGACAAATCCAATAGTCACCAGCCTAAGAGACTACCTTCGATGGATGATGACACATATTTCTCGTATCCCAACTTATTTAACTCTCAAAACTCAAATGTTGGATCTCATACTCATTCAGATAATAGCCGTTCCACTTACGATATGTAA
- the LOC25496184 gene encoding uncharacterized protein isoform X1 — protein MSMLNSFFAQGFKASKCKTLLKLSIPRIKLLRNRRENQLKNMRREIAKLLETGQEATARIRVEHIIREENMMAAQEILELFCELVSVRLPIIESQREIPLDLKEAISSICFAAPRCADLPELIQVQQQFATKYGKEFISAATELRPDCGVNRQIIELLSVRAPSPEKKLTLLKDIAVEHELDWDPATAETEFFKKHEDLLNGPTEFFGGSKLPLAEEKHDEELYSTHDVHDTPKKEQLDSDSDSDMLDFPEVPKTYVQMQSLPTANFGTAPDTVTPPGGMPHPEVDLHSSSHSEDFTDLKQEHVESTVHRDESHTSFGKTESKQFSPFIAPPSESPASYNPGHSDSPTSFPTEKSISSPSLSSAPYSARHSDLPPFTSAAKSESPPSETVASYNATKHSDSPPKLSTTKSESNVDLNDVVAAAHAAAETAERAAAAARSAASLAQLRISELTKMRSNEHIPDSSSENPFYAGGNNETSTPERDHKSAIGNPYANVFKDHDIHEDHNASIGSHSSSFPSFDTLKEDFDSSPPTDRVLDDKSNSHQPKRLPSMDDDTYFSYPNLFNSQNSNVGSHTHSDNSRSTYDM, from the exons ATGTCGATGCTCAATTCGTTTTTCGCTCAGGGTTTTAAGGCTTCTAAGTG CAAAACTCTGCTTAAACTGTCAATTCCACGGATAAAGTTACTCAGAAACAGAAGAGAGAATCAATTGAAGAATATGCGACGTGAGATTGCCAAGTTACTTGAGACTGGTCAAGAAGCCACGGCTCGCATTAGG GTAGAACATATTATTAGAGAAGAGAACATGATGGCCGCTCAAGAGATCCTTGAACTATTTTGTGAACTTGTTTCTGTCCGCCTTCCAATAATTGAATCTCAAAG GGAAATTCCCCTAGACTTGAAGGAAGCTATATCCAGTATATGTTTTGCTGCCCCAAGGTGTGCCGATCTTCCAGAGTTAATTCAAGTTCAGCAGCAATTTGCAACCAAATATGGGAAGGAGTTTATTTCTGCTGCTACTGAGCTTAGACCAGATTGCGGTGTTAATCGCCAG ATAATAGAGCTTCTGTCAGTTCGTGCTCCTTCACCAGAAAAGAAACTCACTCTTCTAAAAGACATTGCTGTTGAACATGAGCTAGATTGGGATCCAGCTACTGCTGAAACTGAGTTCTTTAAAAAACATGAAGACTTACTG AATGGTCCGACTGAATTTTTTGGTGGGTCAAAATTGCCCCTTGCTGAAGAAAAACATGACGAGGAGTTGTATTCCACTCATGATGTTCATGATACACCGAAAAAAGAGCAGCttgattctgattctgactcTGACATGTTAGATTTTCCTGAAGTTCCTAAGACATACGTCCAGATGCAATCTTTGCCAACTGCAAATTTTGGCACAGCTCCTGATACGGTTACACCTCCAGGAGGTATGCCACACCCTGAAGTTGATCTTCATTCATCAAGTCATTCTGAAGATTTTACAGATTTGAAGCAGGAACATGTTGAATCAACAGTTCACAGAGATGAATCACATACTTCATTTGGTAAAACGGAAAGTAAACAATTTTCGCCATTCATCGCGCCTCCATCAGAATCACCTGCATCATATAATCCAGGGCATAGTGACTCACCTACCTCCTTCCCAACAGAAAAATCTATCTCCTCTCCATCACTATCATCTGCACCATATAGTGCAAGGCATAGTGACTTGCCTCCCTTCACTTCAGCTGCAAAATCTGAATCTCCTCCGTCAGAAACGGTTGCATCATATAATGCAACAAAGCATAGTGACTCACCTCCCAAATTGTCAACCACGAAATCTGAATCTAATGTTGACTTGAATGATGTTGTAGCTGCCGCACATGCTGCGGCTGAAACTGCTGAGCGTGCTGCAGCTGCAGCACGTTCAGCAGCTAGCCTTGCTCAACTTCGTATTAGTGAGCTTACCAAGATGAGAAGTAATGAACATATACCTGACAGTAGCTCTGAGAATCCATTTTACGCTGGAGGCAACAATGAGACTTCAACACCAGAAAGGGATCATAAAAGTGCTATAGGTAACCCCTATGCCAATGTTTTTAAGGATCATGATATTCATGAGGATCATAATGCTTCCATAGGTTCTCATTCATCAAGTTTTCCTTCATTTGACACACTCAAGGAAGATTTTGATTCTTCCCCACCCACTGATCGTGTTTTGGATGACAAATCCAATAGTCACCAGCCTAAGAGACTACCTTCGATGGATGATGACACATATTTCTCGTATCCCAACTTATTTAACTCTCAAAACTCAAATGTTGGATCTCATACTCATTCAGATAATAGCCGTTCCACTTACGATATGTAA